From the Elusimicrobiales bacterium genome, the window GAATGATTTCATCCGAGTTGGAAAGTTTGACTATGAACCCCCGCGCGCCGGCCTTTAGCGCCTTTTCAACGGAAGGGCTGTCGTCGTGCATGCTCAGCATGACCACTTTGCTCTTGGAGCGCGTTCTCAGGAGGCGGCGCGTGGTTTCCACGCCGTTTAGCAGCGGCATGGAGATGTCTATCAAAAAAACATCGGCTAGGTCGGGATTTGCCTGCACCATGTCCAGCAATTCCTTGCCGTTGGAGGCTTCGCCGGTTATGGTGATGTCGGGCGCTTTGCGCTCCAGCGCTGCGCGTATGCCGTCCCGCACAACGGAATGATCGTCCGCTATTGCCAGCTTTATAGTCATGCCTTCCTCCCACTTTCCGATTTTACCGCGGTTTCCAGCCCGGCCAGTTTCCGGACTATGCCGCGCGCGGTATGCCCGGCTTTGAATGCCGTTTCCGCTGCCAGGGCCGCTTCCATGGAGCGCAAAAGCCGCAGATTCGCCGCGCAGCCCTTTACCGAATGCATTATTTCCGCGCCGGAGTTCATATCCCCGGACAGCGCCGCGGCCCTGGCCTGCGCCAGCTGTGCCGCGGTCTGGGCCGCAAAATCTGCAACCAGCCCGTCATAAACGGCTTCGTCTATGCCGCCCAGTTCCTCAAGAATTCGTTCTTTAGCCTTGTCCGGCATGATTGTATAGCCCTTTATTGTTACATTGTACGCAATTAAACACGAGATGCCAAGCGGAATTGTCGCGGAGCCTTTTTGCCCCTTTCTGGACAGGCCGCCAAAATTATACACTGGAGGGGACGTTACTTCCCTAATATAAGGAGCTTTTATGGAACGCAAGCTTGTCGCCATGGACGCAAACACCGCCGCCGCGCATACCGCGCACGCGACCAACGAGGTGATTGCGATTTATCCGATAACGCCCTCCTCCGTGATGGGCGAACTGAGCGATTTGAAATCCGCCAAGGGCGAAAAAAATATCTGGGGCGATATCCCCGAAGTCATAGAAATGCAGTCCGAGGGCGGCGCCTCCGGCGCGGTGCACGGCGCGCTTACCGCCGGCTCGCTGACCACCACCTTCACCGCCTCGCAGGGCCTGCTGCTGATGATACCGAACATGTACAAAATCGCGGGCGAGCTGTCGCCGCTGGTGTTCCATGTCTCGGCCCGGGCGGTGGCGACGCACGCCCTGTCCATTTTCGGCGACCATTCGGACGTGATGGCCTGCCGCCAGACCGGTTTTGCGATGCTGGCCTCCGCCAATCCGCAGGAGGCGATGGATTTCGCCCTCATCTCCCAGGCGGCGGCGCTGGAATCCCGCGTTCCTTTCCTGCATTTCTTTGACGGGTTCCGCAGCTCGCACGAACTGAACATGGTGGAGCCGCTCTCTTTTGACCAGATGAGGGCCATGCTGCCGGAAGAGCTGATTGCAAAATACCGCGAGATGGCGCTGGACCCGGAGCGGCCCGTGCTGCGCGGCACCGCCCAGAACCCGGACGTTTTCTTCCAGGCGCGCGAAACCGCCAACCCCTATTACGACAAATGCGCCGCCATCACCGCCAAAGCGATGGAGAAATTCGCCAAAACCGCCGGGCGCAAATACTCGCTTATTGAATACTACGGCGACAAGGACGCAAAACAGATAACCGTCATCATGGCCTCCGGCGCAGACACCGTGCGCGAAACGGTGGACTACCTCAACGCCCAGGGCGGAAAATACGGCGTCATCAAGGTGAACCTGTACCGCCCGTTCCCGGTAAAGGAATTCGTGGACGCGATTCCTGCCTCCGTGGAAGGCATAGCGGTGCTGGACCGCACCAAAGAGCCGGGTGCCGTCGGCGAGCCGCTGTATCAGGACGTTTGCGCCGCGCTGCTTTCCAAAGCCGGGCGCGCCAAATTCGCCAAGACCCCGCCGGTGATAGGCGGGCGCTACGGGCTGGGCTCCAAGGAATTCACCCCGGCCATGGTGAAAGCGGTATACACGAAGAGCGGGCTCAAACACCCGGAGCAGGGCTTTACCGTCGGCATCAACGACGACCTGACGGGGCTGAGCCTCTCCCACGACGCGGCCTTTGACATTGAAGGCAAAGACGTTTTCCGCGCGCTGTTCTACGGACTGGGCTCCGACGGGACGGTGGGCGCCAACAAAAATACCATCAAAATCATCAGCGAGGAAACCGACAACTACGCGCAGGGCTACTTCGTCTACGACTCCAAGAAGGCGGGCTCCATGACGGTGTCGCATGTGCGCTTCGGCAAAAACTACATACGCGCGCCGTACCTTATAAACAAGGCCAGGTTCATCGGCTGCCACCAGTTCAGCTTCCTGGAAAAATACGACATGCTCTCCCGCGCGGAGGAAGGCGCGGTGTTCCTGCTCAGCAGCCCCTACAGCGCCGCCGAGGTGTGGGCCAAAATCCCCTGCGAGGTGCAGCAGGCGGTGATAGACAAAAAACTGAAGTTTTATGTCGTCAACGCCTCCGAAATCGCAAATCAGACCGGGATGGGCGCGCGCATAAACGTCATCATGCAGACGGCGTTTTTCGCCATCTCCGGCGTGCTGCCCAAGGACGAGGCCATCTCCGCCATCAAGAACGCGATTAAAAAGACCTACTCGCGCAAGGGCGAGGACGTGGTCAAAAAGAACTACGCCGCCGTGGACGCCACGGTTGCCGCGATAGAGCAGGTCAAAGTCCCCTCCAATGCCGACTCGTGCATACGCCGCCAGCCGGCGGTTCCGGCGGACAGCCCGCAGTTCGTGCGCGAGGTGCTGGGCGAGATGATAGCCTTCCGCGGCGACGATATACCCGTCTCCAAATTCCCCGCGGGCGGCGTTTTCCCGACGGCCACCTCCCAGTACGAAAAGCGCAATATCGCGCTGGAATCCCCGGTCTGGGAGCCGGACCTCTGCATACAGTGCGGCATCTGCTCGCTTGTCTGCCCGCACGCCGCCATACGGATAAAAGCGCACGACGGCGCCAACGCCCCCAAATCCTTCAAGACAGCCGAGGGCAAGGGCGACCTCAAGGGCCTCAAGTTCACCGCGCAGGTCGCGGTGGAAGACTGCACCGGCTGCGGCGCCTGCGTCTACAACTGCCCGGCCAAGGACAAGAACAATCCGCAGCGCAAGGCCATCAACCTGGCCCCCCAGACACCGCTGCGCGAGACCGAGATAGAAAACTTCAAATACTTCATGGCGCTGGAAGACAAGGCCGCCGCGAAGGTCAACCGGTTTACCATAAAAGGCAGCCAGCTCCAGCGGCCCCTGTTTGAGTTCTCCGGCGCGTGCGGCGGCTGCGGCGAGACGCCGTATGTCAAGCTGCTTACCCAGCTGGTCGGCGACCACGCCGCCATAGCAAACGCCACCGGCTGCTCCTCAATCTACGGCGGCAACCTGCCGACTACGCCCTATGCCAAGCGCTCCGACGGCAAAGGCCCGGCATGGAGCAACTCGCTGTTTGAGGATAATGCAGAGTTCGGGCTGGGAATGCGCCTCGCCTACGACCAGCTTGGCGCGGAGGCGCGCGCGCTGCTCAAAAAGCTGTCCGCCTCAACCCTGCCGGCCAGCAAAAAACTGGCAGACGACATCATCGCCTGCGCCCAGAAGGACTGGGTTGAGATAGAACAGCAGCGCGGACGGGTGGCGGACCTCAAGCGCGCGCTTGGCGGCAAAACCGGCCAGGACGAAATCCGGCTGGCCGCGATAGCCGATTACCTTGTCAAAAAATCCGTCTGGATACTGGGCGGCGACGGCTGGGCTTATGACATCGGTTACGGCGGGCTGGACCATGTGCTTGCCTCCGGCAGGAACGTAAAAATCCTCGTGCTGGACACCGAGGTTTACTCCAACACCGGCGGCCAGATGTCCAAGGCCACGCCCACGGGCGCGGTGGCGCAGTTCGCCGCCGGCGGCAAGATGCTGCCCAAGAAAGACCTGGGCATGATCTCCATGACCTACGGCAACATCTATGTCGCCAGCGTAAACATCGGCGCGAACTACCAGCAGACCATCAAGGCGTTTGAGGAGGCCGAGGCTTATGACGGCCCCGCCATCATCATCGCCTATTCGCATTGCATAGCGCACGGCATAGACATGCGCTCCGGCATGGGCGAAGGCAAAAAGGCGGTCGCCAGCGGGCGGTGGATACTCTACCGCTTCAACCCGGCGCTGCGCGCGCAGAAGAAAAACCCGCTTGCCATAGACAGCGGCGCGCCCACCATCCCGCTGGAGCAGTACATGTCCGGCGAGAACAGGTTCCGCGCCCTCGCCGCCTCCAACCCGGATGCCGCAAAACGGCTGATGAAGCTGGCGGACGAGGAGTACAAATGGCGGCTCAGCGTCTACCGCCAGATAGCCGCCATGTCCTGCGACACGGAAAAGAAAGAGGAAAAGGTCCCCCAGGCAGCCTAGCCGCAGGCTGAACCCGGCGCGGCCAGCCGCCGCGCCGGAAGACGGCAGTCCCGAATTCCGGGACCGGCTCTTGCTCCGGCTGCAACCTGCGGTTGCAGCCGGAATTATTTATGGAAGAAACAAATCCGGGCAGGGCGATTATTAAACCCGGCGGCGGGAAATGGGCGAAGCATGTCCGCTGGCGCGGGGCGGAACCGGAGGTGCGCGGCGTCGGCGCGAAAATATCGCTGCCGGACGCGGCGAAAACCGGCGCGCCCCGGCATTCGCCGTTGTGGTTTGCGGTTTGCGCCGCGATATTCGCGCTGACGCTGGCGGCGGCCTGGCTGAAGCCGGAGTGGGGCTTTCTGGCCTGGCTTGCGCTTGCGCCTTTCGGCCTTGCTTCTCTGCGCGCGGGCGGCGCGCTGCGCGCGGCGGCCTTCGGCTGGCTGGCGGGGTTCTTATTTTATCTCTTGGGGCTTTACTGGATTTTCCCGACCTGCCGGGCGGGGGCGCTGGGCATAGGGCAGTCGCTGCTGGCATGGGTCGTGCTGGCGGAGATACTGGCTCTCCAGTGGGCGGCTGCCGCCGCGCTGACGCGCAAGCTGGCGCGCTACGGGCGGCTGTTTCCGCTGCTGGCGGCGGCGGCTTTCACCGCGGTTGAATATCTGGCGGTCTGCGCCGGCGGACAGGGCGGCTGGTTCCCCTGGTTCCTGCTTGGGTACACGCAATGGCAGAACGCGCAGCTTATTCAAATTGCGGCGTTTGCCGGGGTGTACGGCGTCGGCTTTATTGTCGCGTTTTTCGGGTTTTCGCTGGCGCGCTGGATTGGAATAATCACCGGCGGGCATGTGTCCGCCCGCGCGGCGGCAGTGTCGTTTTTGCGCGGTATGGCGGCTCCGGCTGCGGTTGCGGCGGCTGTCGTTGTCTTCGGCTATTTCCGGCTGGACATGGCAAGGCAGGAACGGCGCGGCTGGCCGGAGATCGTTGTCGCCGTCATTCAGCCCGATATCGCGCAGTACAAAAAATGGGAGCCGGCTTTTGAGGATGAAATCCTGTCGCGGGAGGCGGCTTTGGCCGCGCTTGCGGCCAAAGCCGCGCCGAAACTGGTAATCTGGCCAGAATCCGCACTGCCGGGGCCAATGGACGAGGAGAAATACTCCGCCTTCGTCCGCGCAATCGCGCTGGCAACCGGCGGCTGGCAGCTAATCGGCACGGTGCGCGGGGCGGGGGGCAGGGATTTCGTCTCGGCATATGCGGTTTCGCCGGAGGGCGCGGTTGCGGGAATATACGACAAAAGGCGGCTGGTGCCTTTCGGCGAATTCGTGCCTTTCCGCGATATTCTGGGGCGGTTTGCCGCGCCGGTCAACAAGCTGGGCGAATTTTCAGCCGGT encodes:
- a CDS encoding response regulator transcription factor, with the translated sequence MTIKLAIADDHSVVRDGIRAALERKAPDITITGEASNGKELLDMVQANPDLADVFLIDISMPLLNGVETTRRLLRTRSKSKVVMLSMHDDSPSVEKALKAGARGFIVKLSNSDEIIQAVREVNAGRFYLCPKVSKYVVQGFLGQGPMPAPSSLPTLTPKEREVLQLIAEGYSSKEIAAEFGLSLNTVHVHRNNIMRKLDIHKQAELIRYALKEGITHL
- a CDS encoding Hpt domain-containing protein — encoded protein: MPDKAKERILEELGGIDEAVYDGLVADFAAQTAAQLAQARAAALSGDMNSGAEIMHSVKGCAANLRLLRSMEAALAAETAFKAGHTARGIVRKLAGLETAVKSESGRKA
- the nifJ gene encoding pyruvate:ferredoxin (flavodoxin) oxidoreductase, whose amino-acid sequence is MERKLVAMDANTAAAHTAHATNEVIAIYPITPSSVMGELSDLKSAKGEKNIWGDIPEVIEMQSEGGASGAVHGALTAGSLTTTFTASQGLLLMIPNMYKIAGELSPLVFHVSARAVATHALSIFGDHSDVMACRQTGFAMLASANPQEAMDFALISQAAALESRVPFLHFFDGFRSSHELNMVEPLSFDQMRAMLPEELIAKYREMALDPERPVLRGTAQNPDVFFQARETANPYYDKCAAITAKAMEKFAKTAGRKYSLIEYYGDKDAKQITVIMASGADTVRETVDYLNAQGGKYGVIKVNLYRPFPVKEFVDAIPASVEGIAVLDRTKEPGAVGEPLYQDVCAALLSKAGRAKFAKTPPVIGGRYGLGSKEFTPAMVKAVYTKSGLKHPEQGFTVGINDDLTGLSLSHDAAFDIEGKDVFRALFYGLGSDGTVGANKNTIKIISEETDNYAQGYFVYDSKKAGSMTVSHVRFGKNYIRAPYLINKARFIGCHQFSFLEKYDMLSRAEEGAVFLLSSPYSAAEVWAKIPCEVQQAVIDKKLKFYVVNASEIANQTGMGARINVIMQTAFFAISGVLPKDEAISAIKNAIKKTYSRKGEDVVKKNYAAVDATVAAIEQVKVPSNADSCIRRQPAVPADSPQFVREVLGEMIAFRGDDIPVSKFPAGGVFPTATSQYEKRNIALESPVWEPDLCIQCGICSLVCPHAAIRIKAHDGANAPKSFKTAEGKGDLKGLKFTAQVAVEDCTGCGACVYNCPAKDKNNPQRKAINLAPQTPLRETEIENFKYFMALEDKAAAKVNRFTIKGSQLQRPLFEFSGACGGCGETPYVKLLTQLVGDHAAIANATGCSSIYGGNLPTTPYAKRSDGKGPAWSNSLFEDNAEFGLGMRLAYDQLGAEARALLKKLSASTLPASKKLADDIIACAQKDWVEIEQQRGRVADLKRALGGKTGQDEIRLAAIADYLVKKSVWILGGDGWAYDIGYGGLDHVLASGRNVKILVLDTEVYSNTGGQMSKATPTGAVAQFAAGGKMLPKKDLGMISMTYGNIYVASVNIGANYQQTIKAFEEAEAYDGPAIIIAYSHCIAHGIDMRSGMGEGKKAVASGRWILYRFNPALRAQKKNPLAIDSGAPTIPLEQYMSGENRFRALAASNPDAAKRLMKLADEEYKWRLSVYRQIAAMSCDTEKKEEKVPQAA
- the lnt gene encoding apolipoprotein N-acyltransferase; protein product: MEETNPGRAIIKPGGGKWAKHVRWRGAEPEVRGVGAKISLPDAAKTGAPRHSPLWFAVCAAIFALTLAAAWLKPEWGFLAWLALAPFGLASLRAGGALRAAAFGWLAGFLFYLLGLYWIFPTCRAGALGIGQSLLAWVVLAEILALQWAAAAALTRKLARYGRLFPLLAAAAFTAVEYLAVCAGGQGGWFPWFLLGYTQWQNAQLIQIAAFAGVYGVGFIVAFFGFSLARWIGIITGGHVSARAAAVSFLRGMAAPAAVAAAVVVFGYFRLDMARQERRGWPEIVVAVIQPDIAQYKKWEPAFEDEILSREAALAALAAKAAPKLVIWPESALPGPMDEEKYSAFVRAIALATGGWQLIGTVRGAGGRDFVSAYAVSPEGAVAGIYDKRRLVPFGEFVPFRDILGRFAAPVNKLGEFSAGSADQRPLEVAGLSLNIGICYETIFPQLWRGWRAEQDIAVIPGALSARFAPLQKLLDRALENILLPFGFLPPESYVTRKNKSAFDGSGALSLAPQPVSPQAKPAAPRLLVSLTNDGWYLDTAAPRQHFAAAVLRAVESGIPLVRAANTGISGWIDGSGIVRGRTELNTPAAPVYRIAVSPSQSFYADFGDIFAGLCCVAAGCALLAAVLFL